In one window of Zingiber officinale cultivar Zhangliang chromosome 11A, Zo_v1.1, whole genome shotgun sequence DNA:
- the LOC122031285 gene encoding probable xyloglucan endotransglucosylase/hydrolase protein 30 produces the protein MDRRKLVLFLSLCLLVSVAVAFNVSTLTFDEGFTPLFGDERLVRSADGRRVRLHLDQYSGSGFISSSMYQYGLFSALMKLPADYTAGVVIAFYTSNGDVFERTHDELDFEFLGNVQGKEWRVQTNVYGNGSTSRGREERYFLPFDPTAGFHRYSIVWTDRNIIFYVDDVPIREVRRSEAMGGDYPSKPMSLYATIWDASSWATAGGTYKVDYAYAPFVAEYDGLALLGCRADPLREAPFDDDSCDDDDHATLAATGLGDMTADRLRSMLAFRERYMTYSFCYDALRYPTPFPDCRVVESERARFRETGHARPRPAPVQAQRRRVRRRRGGARAAAQY, from the exons ATGGATCGCCGGAAGTTGGTCCTCTTTCTTTCGCTTTGCCTTCTCGTCTCCGTTGCCGTCGCGTTTAACGTGAGCACCCTCACGTTCGACGAGGGCTTCACGCCGCTGTTCGGCGATGAGCGGCTCGTCCGCTCCGCCGACGGCCGGAGAGTGCGCCTCCACCTGGATCAATATTCCG GATCGGGATTTATATCGTCGTCGATGTACCAGTATGGACTGTTCAGCGCGCTGATGAAGTTGCCGGCGGATTACACCGCCGGCGTGGTCATTGCTTTCTAT ACGTCGAACGGCGACGTGTTCGAGCGGACGCACGACGAGCTGGACTTCGAGTTTCTTGGGAACGTCCAGGGCAAGGAGTGGCGCGTCCAGACCAACGTCTACGGCAACGGCAGCACCAGCCGCGGCCGCGAGGAGCGCTACTTCCTCCCCTTCGACCCCACCGCCGGCTTCCACCGCTACTCGATCGTCTGGACCGATCGGAACATCAT ATTTTACGTCGACGACGTCCCGATCAGGGAGGTCCGGCGGTCGGAGGCCATGGGCGGGGACTACCCGTCGAAGCCCATGTCGCTGTATGCTACCATCTGGGACGCCTCCAGCTGGGCCACCGCCGGCGGTACGTACAAGGTCGACTACGCCTACGCGCCCTTCGTCGCAGAGTACGACGGCCTCGCCCTCCTCGGCTGCCGCGCCGACCCGCTCCGCGAGGCGCCCTTCGACGACGACTCCTGCGACGACGACGACCACGCGACGCTCGCCGCCACCGGGCTCGGCGACATGACTGCCGACCGACTCCGCTCCATGCTCGCCTTCCGCGAGCGCTACATGACGTACTCCTTCTGCTACGACGCGCTGCGCTACCCGACGCCCTTCCCGGACTGCCGCGTCGTGGAGTCGGAGCGGGCGCGGTTCCGCGAGACCGGGCACGCTCGACCGCGGCCGGCTCCGGTCCAGGCGCAGCGACGCCGGGTCCGGCGCCGCAGAGGAGGAGCCAGGGCAGCAGCTCAGTACTGA
- the LOC122031961 gene encoding MAG2-interacting protein 2-like: MEQEMTEERNRTVATGRVLYEIRHHASADLPSDTSPPSVASSSSGGFLSYLSLRGVVHFKERWYQYRRSRAVNKKVSLIVSSGGEHVAVAVGNQISIFHKDDDYMNPCGVYTCDKHVVFHSGVWLETWDILGMIDDLSTLYVIRTNGEEILRRTRSQLKLSAPIIALICFIHIITEDGLVHHIEIAKEPNVSVSQPLAPSGHLHLPYKVTCLDFHQDLSLITVVCGSMSVSSEDNSGSYSLHIIRITANSETELVVSSENCEGKFDSTKGCPNGYSHPKVAISPQGNYVATLDFMGCVDVFKLDVEQRSLSLHSFAAKQQEEKLDIAAHKKKKFFYDIGDITWWTDDILVVVGTTGDIFMYDILNCTKLSENEPMFCMPLIERPKDCQGFIFLLENSLSVDNTLITEEVKHKQENLKPSWSLYSFSRRSASEMYTLLIKSQQYQAALEFASNHCLDTDEVFKAQWLSSSNGIPEINLYLSEIKDLDFVLSECINRVGNTEEIARALLSHGLWVSDQYKFSDFSINDCSSIWNIRMFRLQLLQFRDRLETFMGISMGRFMAHDYSKFRSKPLDEAAVALAESSKIGALNLLFKRHPYSITPNILIILSSIPETVPVESYSQLLPVPSPRTNALRNADWVECEEMLSFLKSLPSRSEKSNEIFTENLLRLSTGYIWPSLSDISSWYRKRAEDIDNLSGQLNNCLSLIQFGCQNGISGLQQLLEDISYLLQNIYSDDYDEEFTMNLVTWEQLPDYEKFKMMLKGVKKEAIVKRLQENAIPFMQNRFNSKASDSADEKKEDNKDSFLVRWLKEVAAENHLDLCLLVIENGHGDSSVGELFKDDIVLIETALHCIYSCTLTNQWSLMASILSKLPRNIQRDSLFASDKNVNPSYPKYDVENSKISFVNYDLEGSISDSFKYVSKLSTFDSWEKRIKLAEGHVEVGRLMAYYQVPKPISFFLSAQSDEKNVKQLLRLILSKFSRRQPVRSDNDWATMWRDLLSFQEKAFPFLDLEYILTEFIRGLLKAGKFSLARNYLKGTASVSLTSGRSENLVIQAAREYFFSASSLSCSEIWKAKECLSLLSSSKAVKAEADMIDALTIRLPNLGVSLLPMQFKQIKNPMEIINMAITSQAGAYLNVEELIEIAKLLGLNSPVDIATVEEAIAREAAIAGDLPLASDLCLVLAKKGHGSICDLCAAIARGPHLDNMDSSSRKQLLGFALSHCDEESIGELLNAWKEVDTNVQSEHLITSSGASSQKLFSSSLLSDGTKEIFDRWDGSNPGKHGLYLNGDEIQYDQIKDLLSKVGTELESENGVCWDTVLRDNKKVLSFAASKLPWLLELSEKEEYGKLSAPWSKFSFRSHVNTRMQALLSILCWMGNDNIAPADDMIKSLAKSLLEPPITEEDDILGCCVLLNLVDAFHGVEIIEEQLKRRTEYEKVYSIMNVGMAYSSLNNAQKKCSNPEQRRKLLLQMFHEKQVSFSSDEREQIDKMQSTFWREWKSKLEDQKRCADQARELEQIIPGIETGRFLSRDMVYIKSVMFSFVDTVKQEKKHILKDAVMLADAYGLHRIEVILHFFACTLVSEHWENNDILAEISEYRNDIVKCAKEVIDIIHKVVYPEIYGHNKERLCYVYSVLSACYSRLKRDRDSLIPTYGDQGHIHTMEPFEFYKVLEQECQRVSFIKDLNFKNIAGLDDLNFEHFNDEICTNICEATVEALADLVQALVAIYDVSHAKELISREGVYKHYVLAILSSLEAQNEAMTDSIEASELYKFLMQIELSYGKCKKYVRALPEADMSYVSRRFCTLCFPHSLRSLPEDPSWKDCLLILLTFWINLVDDIPENSNNVFEEKLFHTDTKIFVRCLIVFKNMLVDDEISVNQGWSTISNYVQDGLLDLLVPDVSAFVKAMVVSGSAFKSIAEACYKVGLFLEIPNQDTAVEYILNLYMNLAEEVLAHLDLELGKPKKLHYLLSSLSRLAVNHTEDLKMVRLEVWERLREFSDNMHLASHTRVYALQLMQCITGINLKSLPAELVSEVEPWEGWDESISTKASNTFGGVDISTSVTTTLVALKSTQLISVISPDIKITSESLTSLDSAVSCFLHLSENATCVEHLSVLQVILEEWEDFFSMQTDRENKIESPKESNNWSNDKWDGGWEELDTTDTKIKGSATVRPLHACWMEIIKGLIGFSELHLVMNLLDISSVKSDTVLLDEDEAHSLLQLVIVMDCIMALKLVLLLPYENPRSQCLYMLESKLKSGSIPNGSSANNHELLAIVLSSGVVRDIATNPSFYKVFSYICYTVGLLAQDSQEDLLNSYGNNESRPKRNESLLFVRVLLPFLISELVPGGQPLIAGFIVSKWMHTHTCLSIIDVVETSLRRYLEQQILQLKSLADHEFGIVEDSSQSLLNTYLNLRTKLHTQLQSALLLLPESDTR; encoded by the exons ATGGAGCAGGAGATGACAGAGGAGAGAAACCGGACGGTTGCGACCGGAAGGGTGCTCTATGAAATCCGTCATCACGCATCGGCGGATCTCCCATCAGATACGTCTCCGCCGTCG GTCGCCAGTAGCTCCAGCGGGGGCTTTCTCTCCTATCTCTCGCTCAGAG GCGTTGTCCATTTCAAGGAAAGGTGGTACCAGTATAGGAGGTCCAGGGCAGTGAACAAGAAGGTGTCACTCATTGTGTCTTCTGGCGGCGAGCATGTGGCTGTTGCAGTTGGAAATCAAATTAGCATTTTTCACAAGGATGATGACTATATGAACCCATGCGGTGTATATACAT GTGATAAACATGTGGTGTTTCACAGTGGAGTTTGGTTGGAGACATGGGATATTCTTGGCATGATTGATGATCTTAGTACCCTCTATGTTATCAGAACTAATGGGGAAGAAATATTAAGGAGGACTAGGAGCCAGCTAAAGTTATCTGCACCTATCATTGCTCTCATTTGCTT CATCCACATCATAACAGAAGATGGTTTGGTGCATCATATTGAGATTGCTAAAGAGCCCAATGTATCAGTATCTCAACCACTTGCTCCAAGTGGTCATCTACATCTGCCCTATAAGGTGACTTGCTTGGATTTTCATCAAGATCTATCTTTGATAACTGTAGTCTGTGGCAGCATGTCAGTGAGCTCTGAGGACAATTCTG GTAGTTACTCTCTGCACATAATAAGAATTACTGCAAATTCAGAAACAGAGTTAGTAGTTTCTAGTGAAAATTGTGAAGGAAAGTTTGACTCTACTAAAGGATGCCCAAATGGCTACAGTCATCCAAAGGTGGCAATCTCACCACAGGGAAACTATGTTGCCACTCTGGATTTTATGGGATGTGTAGATGTCTTCAAACTTGATGTTGAACAACGGTCTCTTTCTCTTCATTCTTTTGCGGCAAAGCAACAAGAGGAGAAATTAGATATAGCAGCACATAAAAAGAAGAAATTCTTCTATGACATTGGTGATATCACTTGGTGGACAGATGATATTCTTGTTGTTGTAGGCACTACTGGCGATATTTTCATGTATGATATACTTAACTGTACAAAACTTTCAGAAAATGAACCGATGTTTTGCATGCCACTCATTGAAAGACCCAAAGATTGCCAAGGATTTATTTTCCTGTTGGAAAATTCATTGTCTGTAGATAATACACTAATTACTGAGGAAGTGAAACATAAACAGGAAAATCTTAAACCATCCTGGAGTTTGTATTCATTCTCTAGGAGATCTGCTTCAGAAATGTATACTCTCCTGATAAAAAGTCAACAATACCAGGCTGCTTTAGAGTTTGCTTCAAATCATTGTCTTGATACAGATGAAGTTTTCAAAGCCCAGTGGTTGAGTTCTTCTAATGGCATCCCTGAAATAAATCTATACCTATCAGAGATCAAGGATTTGGACTTTGTACTGTCAGAATGCATAAATAGAGTTGGGAATACTGAAGAGATTGCACGGGCTCTACTTTCTCATGGCCTTTGGGTAAGTGACCAATATAAATTTTCTGATTTCAGCATTAATGACTGCAGCTCAATCTGGAACATCCGGATGTTTAGACTGCAATTGTTGCAGTTCAGAGATCGGTTGGAGACGTTCATGGGTATAAGTATGGGAAG GTTTATGGCACATGATTATAGCAAGTTTCGCTCTAAGCCACTTGATGAAGCTGCTGTAGCACTTGCTGAAAGCAGCAAAATTGGAGCTCTTAACCTACTCTTTAAGCGTCATCCATATTCAATCACCCCAAATATTTTGATTATACTATCCTCTATTCCTGAAACTGTTCCAGTTGAATCATATAGTCAGCTGCTGCCTGTGCCATCTCCTAGAACAAATGCTTTAAGAAATGCAGATTGGGTTGAATGTGAAGAGATGCTATCCTTCTTAAAAAGCCTGCCAAGCAGATCAGAAAAGAGCAAcgaaatttttacagaaaatttatTGAGACTTTCTACAGGCTATATTTGGCCATCACTATCTGATATTTCTTCTTGGTACAGGAAAAGAGCTGAGGATATTGATAACTTGAGCGGCCAGCTGAATAATTGCCTTTCACTCATCCAGTTTGGATGTCAAAATGGTATTTCAGGGTTACAGCAACTTCTGGAGGATATTTCATATTTACTTCAAAACATCTACTCTGATGATTATGATGAAGAATTTACCATGAATCTTGTAACTTGGGAACAACTTCCAGATTATGAGAAGTTTAAAATGATGCTCAAGGGAGTCAAAAAGGAGGCAATAGTTAAAAGACTGCAGGAAAATGCCATTCCCTTCATGCAAAACCGATTCAACTCCAAGGCATCTGATTCTGCAGATGAGAAAAAGGAAGACAACAAAGATTCCTTCCTAGTTAGATGGTTGAAGGAGGTTGCTGCAGAGAATCACTTAGACCTATGTCTGTTAGTCATTGAAAATGGTCATGGGGATTCATCTGTTGGTGAACTATTTAAGGATGACATCGTACTAATAGAAACAGCATTGCATTGCATTTATTCATGCACCCTTACCAACCAATGGAGCTTGATGGCGTCCATTTTGTCAAAGCTTCCACGAAACATTCAAAGAGATAGCCTATTTGCTTCTGATAAAAATGTCAATCCAAGTTATCCTAAATATGATGTTGAAAACTCAAAAATTTCTTTTGTAAACTATGATCTTGAAGGATCAATTTCTGACAGTTTTAAATATGTCAGCAAGTTGTCAACTTTTGATAGCTGGGAAAAGAGGATAAAACTTGCAGAGGGTCACGTAGAAGTTGGAAGATTGATGGCATATTATCAG GTTCCAAAACCAATATCCTTCTTCCTAAGTGCTCAATCTGATGAAAAAAATGTTAAACAACTTCTTCGTCTGATTCTATCAAAATTCAGTCGTCGCCAGCCAGTTAGATCAGATAATGATTGGGCTACCATGTGGCGTGATTTGTTATCTTTTCAGGAAAAAGCATTTCCTTTTCTTGACCTAGAGTACATTCTAACAGAATTCATCAGAGGGCTTCTGAAAGCTGGAAAATTCTCCCTTGCAAGAAACTACCTTAAAGGCACTGCTTCAGTTTCTTTAACTAGTGGAAGGTCTGAAAATCTTGTCATTCAAGCTGCAAGAGAGTATTTTTTTTCAGCTTCAAGTCTTTCCTGCAGTGAA ATCTGGAAGGCTAAAGAATGTTTGAGCCTTTTATCAAGTAGTAAAGCTGTTAAAGCAGAAGCTGACATGATTGATGCTCTCACTATTAGACTTCCAAACCTCGGGGTTTCTCTTCTACCCATGCAGTTTAAACAAATTAAAAACCCGATGGAAATTATTAACATGGCAATTACAAGCCAAGCTGGTGCTTATCTAAATGTAGAAGAGCTAATTGAAATTGCTAAACTCCTTGGGTTGAACTCCCCAGTTGACATTGCTACTGTAGAAGAAGCCATAGCCAGAGAAGCTGCTATTGCTGGGGATCTTCCATTGGCTTCTGATCTCTGTCTAGTCCTAGCAAAGAAAGGCCATGGATCAATTTGTGACTTGTGCGCTGCAATTGCACGGGGTCCCCATCTTGATAATATGGATTCATCTTCCAGGAAGCAGCTCTTGGGTTTTGCTCTAAGCCACTGTGACGAGGAATCCATTGGAGAGCTTCTGAATGCATGGAAAGAGGTAGATACAAATGTTCAATCTGAGCATTTAATAACTTCGTCTGGAGCTAGTTCACAAAAATTATTTAGCTCATCACTTTTGTCAGATGGCACCAAAGAAATATTTGACCGATGGGATGGCTCAAACCCTGGAAAACATGGCTTATATCTTAATGGTGATGAAATACAATATGACCAGATCAAAGATTTACTTTCTAAAGTTGGTACGGAATTAGAGAGTGAAAATGGAGTGTGTTGGGATACTGTTTTAAGAGACAATAAAAAAGTACTCTCTTTTGCCGCTTCCAAACTTCCTTGGCTTCTTGAGTTGTCTGAAAAAGAAGAATATGGTAAACTCTCCGCTCCATGGTCCAAATTTTCTTTTAGAAGTCATGTTAACACACGTATGCAGGCATTGCTAAGTATACTCTGTTGGATGGGTAATGATAATATTGCTCCAGCTGATGACATGATCAAGTCTCTTGCCAAATCTCTATTGGAACCTCCTATTACCGAAGAGGATGACATACTAGGATGCTGTGTTTTATTAAATCTTGTAGATGCTTTTCATGGAGTAGAAATTATTGAGGAACAACTAAAGAGAAGGACGGAATATGAAAAAGTATATAGCATCATGAATGTTGGGATGGCGTATTCTTCGCTTAACAATGCTCAGAAAAAGTGCTCAAATCCTGAGCAAAGAAGGAAGTTGTTACTTCAAATGTTTCACGAGAAGCAAGTATCATTTAGTTCAG ATGAAAGGGAACAGATTGACAAAATGCAATCAACATTTTGGAGAGAGTGGAAGAGCAAACTAGAAGATCAGAAAAGATGTGCAGATCAAGCAAGAGAGTTGGAGCAAATAATTCCTGGAATAGAAACTGGTCGCTTTCTATCCAGGGATATGGTGTACATAAAGAGTGTTATGTTCTCATTCGTTGATACTGTAAAACAGGAGAAGAAACACATTCTTAAGGATGCAGTGATGTTGGCAGATGCATATGGTTTGCACCGCATTGAG GTAATACTACATTTCTTTGCTTGCACCCTTGTGTCTGAACACTGGGAAAATAATGATATCTTGGCAGAAATTTCAGAATATAGAAATGACATTGTCAAATGTGCCAAGGAAGTCATTGACATTATTCACAAAGTTGTCTATCCAGAAATCTATGGACATAACAAGGAAAGACTTTGCTACGTGTATAGCGTGCTCTCAGCTTGCTACTCGCGCTTGAAAAGGGACAGAGACTCATTGATACCAACATATGGGGATCAGGGGCATATTCATACAATGGAGCCATTTGAATTTTACAAGGTTCTTGAACAAGAATGCCAAAGAGTCTCATTCATCAAGGATTTGAACTTCAAAAATATTGCTGGATTGGATGATTTGAACTTTGAGCATTTCAATGATGAAATCTGTACTAACATTTGTGAAGCTACTGTGGAAGCATTGGCGGATTTGGTGCAGGCTCTTGTTGCAATCTATGATGTCTCACATGCCAAGGAACTCATATCAAGAGAGGGTGTTTATAAGCATTATGTCTTAGCTATTTTGTCATCTTTAGAAGCTCAGAATGAAGCTATGACTGATAGCATTGAGGCTTCTGAGCTGTACAAGTTTTTGATGCAAATTGAGCTGAGTTATGGTAAGTGCAAGAAGTATGTTAGAGCTCTTCCTGAGGCAGATATGTCATATGTTTCCAGGAGATTTTGCACACTATGTTTTCCTCATAGTTTAAGAAGCCTACCAGAGGATCCTTCATGGAAGGATTGCCTTCTCATTCTTTTGACCTTTTGGATCAACTTGGTGGATGACATTCCTGAGAACTCAAACAATGTCTTTGAAGAAAAATTATTCCACACTGACACCAAGATTTTCGTAAGGTGTCTGATAGTGTTCAAAAACATGTTGGTGGATGATGAGATTTCAGTAAATCAAGGCTGGAGTACCATCTCCAACTATGTCCAAGATGGTCTTCTGGACCTTTTGGTACCAGATGTTTCAGCATTTGTGAAAGCTATGGTAGTCTCAGGTAGTGCTTTTAAATCAATTGCTGAAGCATGCTACAAAGTAggattatttttagaaatacccAATCAGGATACTGCTGTTGAGTATATTCTCAATCTTTATATGAATTTGGCTGAGGAAGTTCTAGCTCATTTAGACTTGGAATTAGGTAAACCCAAAAAGTTGCATTATCTGCTGTCCTCTCTGAGCAGATTGGCGGTTAACCATACTGAAGATCTTAAGATGGTCAGGTTGGAGGTTTGGGAGAGGCTGAGAGAATTTTCAGATAACATGCATTTAGCAAGCCACACTAGAGTATATGCACTGCAGTTGATGCAATGTATTACAGGAATAAACCTGAAAAGTCTTCCAGCTGAACTTGTTTCAGAGGTAGAACCTTGGGAAGGCTGGGATGAGTCTATCAGTACAAAGGCCTCCAATACTTTTGGAGGAGTAGATATATCTACTAGTGTTACGACTACTTTGGTTGCACTTAAATCTACTCAGCTTATCTCAGTAATTTCCCCAGATATTAAGATCACTTCAGAAAGCTTAACGAGCCTTGATTCCGCAGTCTCTTGCTTCTTACATTTATCTGAAAATGCTACTTGTGTCGAACATCTTAGTGTTCTTCAGGTTATTTTGGAAGAATGGGAAGATTTCTTCTCTATGCAAACTGATAGGGAAAACAAAATTGAATCACCAAAAGAATCAAACAACTGGAGCAATGACAAATGGGATGGAGGATGGGAGGAACTAGATACTACGGATACAAAAATCAAGGGTTCTGCAACCGTTAGGCCCCTTCACGCTTGTTGGATGGAAATTATTAAAGGACTTATTGGGTTTTCTGAACTACATCTTGTCATGAATTTGCTTGACATATCATCTGTAAAATCTGATACTGTGCTTCTGGATGAAGATGAAGCCCATTCCCTGTTGCAACTTGTGATTGTGATGGACTGCATCATGGCTTTGAAATTAGTCTTGCTTCTCCCATATGAAAACCCCCGTTCTCAGTGCCTATACATGCTTGAGAGTAAATTAAAATCTGGAAGTATTCCAAATGGATCTTCCGCCAATAACCATGAGCTTCTTGCGATTGTACTATCATCTGGGGTAGTACGAGACATCGCCACTAATCCATCTTTCTACAAAGTATTCTCATATATCTGCTATACGGTTGGTCTTCTTGCTCAGGATTCCCAAGAAGACCTGCTTAATTCTTATGGGAATAATGAAAGCAGACCTAAACGAAATGAATCATTATTATTTGTCAGAGTTCTCTTGCCATTTCTCATATCAGAACTTGTGCCTGGAGGTCAACCTTTGATAGCTGGGTTTATTGTGTCGAAATGGATGCATACTCATACATGCCTAAGCATCATTGATGTTGTGGAAACTAGTCTAAGACGATATTTGGAACAGCAAATCCTACAATTAAAGAGTTTAGCTGACCATGAATTTGGTATCGTGGAGGACTCATCTCAATCATTACTCAACACATATTTGAATTTAAGGACCAAATTGCATACCCAGCTACAATCTGCATTATTGCTCCTTCCTGAGAGTGACACCAGATAG
- the LOC122031962 gene encoding protein TOPLESS-RELATED PROTEIN 2-like, with amino-acid sequence MSPLKKDIVFMILKFLGEGKLKETVHMLEQECGFYFNMEHFEDLVQAGQWDEVERYLSGFTKVDDNQYSMKIFLEVRKQKYLEALESNDRTKAAEIFVKDLKVFYTYSEEIFKEVTMLLDPEKYSKNKQLSKCRHTKLARNIMFMELKKLIEANPLLNDKLNFPSFSSNRLEALVNQSLNWQHYLCKDPHPDPDIETLFTDHSCASSANGSCQCVVDHRFFQLRVSHSSFFPPYHCLMSYNLIQPFQPVVSQPASAMAGWMANANPPLTQDAPVVHLPHFGQPSSFTSFLSNPRLHIPDAVHLMKRIHIGQPDEVSLSDATHQHTIFPKDGIPQIVIWTFNQGSDAMSLDFHPIHTRILLVGTNVGDITIWEVGSRERIAHKTFRVRDIDSCSLAFKTVLAKDASVTVKRCMWCPDGSILGVAFSKHLVQTYTFDLNRELHQMLEIDAHVGSVNDIAFSRPNNSLSIVTCGDDKTIKVWDTKTGQKQYIFEGHQAPVYSVCPHYKESIQFIFSTAIDGKIKVWIYDCLESKIDFDPPGHWCTRMQYSTDGTRLFSCGTSKDGETLLMEWNEGEGSIKRIYSGLRKNPSEVVQFDTTKNHFLVAGDDFAIKFWDVDNANILHSIVADGGLPASPKVKFNREGTLLAVTTNNCRIKILANADGQRIVMMNEGSRGPSQHISTNVKVDFKPPKF; translated from the exons ATGTCTCCTTTAAAAAAGGATATAGTTTTCATGATACTAAAGTTTCTAGGTGAAGGGAAGTTAAAGGAAACAGTTCATAT GTTGGAGCAGGAATGCGGGTTTTACTTCAACATGGAACATTTTGAAGATCTAGTTCAGGCAGGCCAGTGGGATGAAGTAGAACGATATCTCAGTGGTTTTACCAAAGTCGACGACAATCAATATTCGATGAAAATCTTCTTGGAGGTCAGAAAACAGAAGTACCTTGAAGCACTTGAAAG TAATGATAGGACTAAGGCCGCCGAGATATTTGTAAAAGATCTCAAGGTTTTTTATACCTACAGCGAGGAGATCTTCAAGGAGGTGACTATGTTGCTTGATCCGGAGAAATATAG TAAGAACAAGCAGCTATCCAAGTGCAGACATACAAAATTGGCACGCAACATAATGTTTATGGAGCTTAAGAAGCTTATCGAAGCTAATCCTTTACTTAATGACAAGTTAAACTTTCCATCATTTAGTTCTAATCGCTTAGAGGCCCTAGTCAACCAAAG TCTTAATTGGCAGCATTATCTTTGCAAGGATCCCCACCCTGACCCTGATATTGAAACACTCTTCACTGATCACTCTTGTGCTTCTTCTGCCAATGGTTCCTGCCAATGTGTTGTTGACCACCGCTTCTTCCAACTCCGCGTCTCC CATTCTTCTTTTTTTCCTCCATATCACTGCCTTATGTCCTACAATTTGATTCAGCCGTTTCAACCAGTTGTTTCTCAACCTGCAAGTGCCATGGCTGGGTGGATGGCCAATGCTAACCCACCATTAACTCAGGATGCTCCTGTAGTACACCTTCCACATTTTGGACAACCTTCCAGTTTCA CATCGTTTCTAAGTAACCCGAGGCTTCATATACCAGATGCTGTACACTTGATGAAGAGAATTCACATAGGCCAACCAGATGAG GTATCACTCTCAGATGCAACTCATCAGCACACCATTTTTCCCAAGGATGGCATTCCCCAAATTGTCATATGGACTTTTAATCAGGGCTCTGACGCGATGAGCTTGGACTTTCATCCTATACATACTCGAATTCTTCTAG TTGGAACAAACGTCGGTGACATTACCATATGGGAAGTTGGATCGAGAGAAAGGATCGCACACAAGACTTTTCGAGTTAGGGATATTGATTCTTGTTCTTTGGCCTTCAAG ACAGTgcttgcaaaagatgcttcagTTACTGTCAAACGATGCATGTGGTGTCCTGATGGCTCCATTCTTG GTGTTGCATTCTCAAAGCATCTAGTCCAGACATATACTTTTGATTTAAATAGGGAATTGCATCAAATGCTGGAG ATTGATGCTCATGTTGGCAGTGTCAATGACATTGCATTTTCCCGTCCCAATAACAGTTTGTCAATTGTCACTTGTGGTGATGACAAGACAATTAAA GTTTGGGACACTAAAACAGGGCAAAAGCAGTACATATTTGAGGGGCATCAAGCCCCAGTTTACTCTGTCTGTCCTCATTATAAAGAGTCTATCCAG TTCATCTTCTCTACTGCAATTGATGGGAAAATCAAAGTATGGATTTATGATTGTTTGGAATCGAAAATTGACTTTGATCCTCCTGGACATTGGTGCACCAGAATGCAATATAGCACTGATGGAACAAG GCTTTTTTCGTGTGGAACGAGTAAAGATGGAGAAACACTCCTAATGGAGTGGAATGAGGGTGAGGGATCTATTAAAAGGATCTACTCTGGCTTGAGAAAAAATCCATCAGAAGTTGTCCAGTTCGACACAACTAAGAATCACTTCTTGGTTGCTGGAGATGATTTCGCGATTAAGTTTTGGGACGTGGATAATGCTAATATCTTGCATTCTATTGTTGCAGACGGAGGACTTCCT GCAAGTCCAAAGGTGAAATTCAATAGGGAGGGCACACTTCTTGCGGTTACAACAAACAATTGTAGAATCAAAATCTTGGCGAACGCCGATGGACAAAGAATCGTAATGATGAACGAGGGATCGCGAGGCCCTTCTcaacacattagtacaaatgttaAGGTAGATTTCAAGCCACCTAAATTTTGA